CGCCTACCGGTTGACGGTGTTCGACAATCTCCCCCGCACCGGATTGCCGCCGCGCTTTTCGTCATGGTCGGAATACAGACGCTCGGTGCAGATCATCATCGACAGCGGCCTGATCGAGGATTGCACCAAGATCTGGTGGGATTTGCGGCCTTCCGACCGGTTTCCCACATTGGAGTCCCGCATTTGCGATGTCTCGCCAAGGCTCGATGACACACTTGCGATCGTGGCACTGACACAATCGATCACCCATATGCTGTGGCGTTTGCGCACCAGAAACCAGCGCTGGCGGATCTATGACCGCTTTCTCATTGGCGAGAACCGCTGGCGCGCCCAGCGTTACGGAGTCTCCAACGGCCTGATCGATTATGCCAGGGGCGAGGTTGTTCCGGTCGCGGAGTTGTTGGAAGAGATCATCGAGATGGTGCAGGAGGACGCTGAAGCGCTCGGCTGCTGGCAGGAGGTGCAATCGGCGCGCCGCATCGTCAAGAATGGAACCAGTGCAGACCGGCAGCGATCGGTTCATGCCCATGCAATCGCAGCCGGAGCCAGCGCGAAGGAAGCTCAGAAAGAGGTCGTGCGCTCGCTGATCGCCGAATACACAGAGGGGCTTGATGCGCACATGGCAAAAGCAAAACAGACAGCTCAGGGCGCCTGAACGGGAACACGGCAGTCCCCGGGCCGAGACAAACCGTCCCCAGCTTTGTTCAAGAACACGTTATGTCGTCGGCTGGGCTTCCAACGCTTCACCGTCCGGGGTCTCTTCCACCGGCGGCTCTTCATCCTTTTTGACCCGGAATACCGCCAGATACAGCGCTGGTGCAAAAAACAGCGTGATGGCGGTTCCGGCGATAATGCCGCCCATCATCGCATAGGCCATCGGGCCCCAGAAAATCTGGCGGGATATCGGGATAAGCGCCAGACTGGCGGCGGCCGCCGTAAGCACGATCGGACGAGCTCGAGCGTCCGAAGCCTCGAACACTGCAATCCACGCCGAGTGGCCTTTTGCACGCAGCACCTCGACTTCATCAATCAGGATGATCGAGTTGCGGATCAGGATGCCAATAAGGGCGAGCACACCCAGAATGGCGACGAACCCCAATGGTGCGCCGGACGGCAACAGTGCACCAACAACCCCGATAAGGCCCAGCGGCGCAACGCAGACAACAACAAACATGAGGCGGAAACTCTGCACCTGGATCATGATCAGCGTCAGCATGATGAGCAGCATGATCGGCACCACGGCAGCGATCGGCGCTTGGCTTTTTGCGCTTTCGGCGACTGATCCCGCAACCTCGACCTTGTATCCAAACGGCAGACTCTCATTGAACGCAGCAATCTTGTCAGACAGCGACGCAACGATCGTTGCCGGCTGATCCTTGCCCAGAATGGCAGCCTTGATGGTAATGGTCGGCATGCGACCGCGCTGGTGAATAACCGGTTGCTCGGTTTCATAGCTGAAGGTTGCCACTGATCGCAGTGGTATCGTGACCGACCCGGAACCTGAGAGCTGCAATTCGGACAGCGCTTCCACCGACTGCCGGGATGCATCATCTCCGCGTGCAGCGATATCTATCAAATAGTCGCGGTCGCGCAATTGCGTGATCGTCGTTCCATCATAAATCGCGCTCAAAGCTGCGGATATCTCGGATTGGGAGATACCGAGCTGGCGCGCCTTGTCCTGCAGGATTTCGACGCGAACCACCCGCACCGGTTCGTTCCAGTCCATGATGATGCTATCGAGACGGTCATCAGATGCAACTATCGCTGTCAGGTCCCGAGCCCGGTCACGCACTGATTCAATGTCAGGCCCCGACATCCGGTACTGCACCGGCCGGCCAACAGGCGGCCCGATTTCGAGCAATTTGACGAAGAGATCAACTCCCGGAAACTGCTCCGCGGCCACTTCCGTGAGTTCTTTTTTCAGTTCATCGCGCGCTTCAATAGATCGCGTCTGAATCACAATCTGACCAACGTTGGGGCCAGGTGTGAGCACGTCATAGGACAAAAGAAAACGCGGCGCGCTTTGACCCACATAGGCTGACCAGAAAAGGACCTTGTCGCTGTTGCCAAGGACCTCTTCCATTCGTGCAATTTCTTCGGATGTCTGGGTGATCGATGCATTCTGAGGCAGTGTAAAATCAATGATCAATTCCGGTCTGTCAGAATTTGGAAAGAACTGCTGCTCCACAAAGCGCATCCCATAAACCGATACCGCGAACACGAGGATGGTCGAGAAAATCGTAATCCAGCGATGACCCATGCAAAATCGCAGCGCTGCACGAAACGCCCGACGCACCCGCCCAGCCTTGATTTCGTGGTGTTTCATTCTTGCTGGCAGGAACGTCACGCCCAACAGCGGCGCAAACAAGACCGCCACAACCCAGGAGATCAGTAGCGATACAGCAATCACAACAAACAGAGAGAAGGTGAACTGGCCT
The DNA window shown above is from Hoeflea phototrophica DFL-43 and carries:
- a CDS encoding carboxylate-amine ligase, translated to MSYHRPSFTLGVEEEYLLVDCDSLDLCAAPEEMMQQCMDELEGQVSPEFLQCQIEVGTEVCQTVSEAGGDLARLRTVIARIASEHGLAPLAVSCHPFADWHKQHFTDKQRYRELERDLGGVARRMLICGMHVHVGIDDDETRIDLMSQIPYFLPHLLALSTSSPYWKGDDTGLNAYRLTVFDNLPRTGLPPRFSSWSEYRRSVQIIIDSGLIEDCTKIWWDLRPSDRFPTLESRICDVSPRLDDTLAIVALTQSITHMLWRLRTRNQRWRIYDRFLIGENRWRAQRYGVSNGLIDYARGEVVPVAELLEEIIEMVQEDAEALGCWQEVQSARRIVKNGTSADRQRSVHAHAIAAGASAKEAQKEVVRSLIAEYTEGLDAHMAKAKQTAQGA
- a CDS encoding efflux RND transporter permease subunit — its product is MNKFNLSDWALHHRSFIWFLMLISTVAGILSYMSIGREEDPNFDIKTMIIAASLPGADTRETLTQVTDRIEKKLEDLNELDFTRSVTRPGESIVYVELLPSTPGKDLKEIWQRVRNMMADIRPEFPTEFAGFQFNDNFGDVFGNIYAFTSDGFSPREVRDYVETVRRGVQALPDAGKIELFGTRDEVIYLEFSTDRLAALGLNQQAVQATLSEQNAIIPSGVIDAGPERVLVRIGGQFSDAQSLEDINLRVGDRFFRLADVADIRRTYEHPPSSMFRFKGEEAIGLAVGMRQGANILDFGAELNEVIAKAQSELPIGLEIHQVADQPDVVDEAVGHFLKALLEAVLIVLAVSFISLGLRAGLVVTLTIPLVLAITFVIMDVAGFTLQRISLGALIIALGLLVDDAMIAIETMISRLEKGETLAKSASYAWTSIAFPMLTGTLVTVSGFIPIGLNSSAAGQFTFSLFVVIAVSLLISWVVAVLFAPLLGVTFLPARMKHHEIKAGRVRRAFRAALRFCMGHRWITIFSTILVFAVSVYGMRFVEQQFFPNSDRPELIIDFTLPQNASITQTSEEIARMEEVLGNSDKVLFWSAYVGQSAPRFLLSYDVLTPGPNVGQIVIQTRSIEARDELKKELTEVAAEQFPGVDLFVKLLEIGPPVGRPVQYRMSGPDIESVRDRARDLTAIVASDDRLDSIIMDWNEPVRVVRVEILQDKARQLGISQSEISAALSAIYDGTTITQLRDRDYLIDIAARGDDASRQSVEALSELQLSGSGSVTIPLRSVATFSYETEQPVIHQRGRMPTITIKAAILGKDQPATIVASLSDKIAAFNESLPFGYKVEVAGSVAESAKSQAPIAAVVPIMLLIMLTLIMIQVQSFRLMFVVVCVAPLGLIGVVGALLPSGAPLGFVAILGVLALIGILIRNSIILIDEVEVLRAKGHSAWIAVFEASDARARPIVLTAAAASLALIPISRQIFWGPMAYAMMGGIIAGTAITLFFAPALYLAVFRVKKDEEPPVEETPDGEALEAQPTT